GATCGAGCGGGCAAGGCTCGAGGACCTGCAGCGGGCCCCCGGTATCAATGCGGGCACGGCCAAGGCGGTCTACGACTATTTCCACCCTGCGGGATGAGTGGATGGCGAGGAGCGAATGGTGAATAGGGCGCGCAGACTGTCATGAGGTAGCAAGGCCCTGGACGCGCTCCCTGCTGGTGTGCGCCCCCTCCCAGGCCCCTGTCACTCGATTACCGTGTCTCACTCAAGGGGTGCACTCCACCACCACTACCCGCCACTCGCTATTCGCCATCCACTATTCGCGCGCTTGCGCTCGCGCCTCGGCGACCAGCCGGTTGGTGGCGGTCTCGATGGTCGTCTTGAGACGTTCGGCGAAGATCTCGGGCGGCAGGCCCGGCGGGATCGGGTCGAGGCATTCGACGATCACCGTGCCCGGCCGCCGCAGGAACGACCGGCGCGGCCAGAACAGGCCGGCATTGTGCGCGACCGGCTGGCAGGTGGCGTCCAGCGCCGAATAGAGGTGGGTCACGCCATATTTGTAGTCCGGCGGCGCATCGACCGCCCGGCGCGTGCCTTCGGGAAAGATCATGACCTGCTGGTCGCGGGCGAGCGCGGCGCGCGCGCCCGCCGTGATCGAGGCCAGCGCCTCGCCCTTCTTGCCGCGATCGACCGGGATCTGATGCGCCCGCCAGATCGCCCAGCCGAACAGCGGGATGTAGCTGAGCTCGCGCTTGTAGATATAGGCCGGCCGCGGGAACGGCACGAAGAAGGCGAAGGTTTCCCAGGCCGACTGATGCTTGGCCGCGACCAGCACGGCGCCCGACGGCACCTTTTCCAGTCCCCGGTAGTCGACGGTCAGGTTGCAGATGGTGCGGAGCGCCCAGAGATTGCCGTGGCACCAGACGCGGCCGATGAACAGGACGGGGTTGCCGAACGGCCAGATCATGGCCGGGATCAGCACGATCAGAAGGACGAAGGTCCAGAGATAGAAGAACAGGTTGAAGATGACCGAACGCAGCAACAGCATCAGGCGGGTCCCCCGCCCGAGGCGGTGCTCAGTAGCTCGCGGCGCGTACCGTACGTGGTTCCGCTGTCGGAATATCCAGCCTGAGCCGCACGGCAGCCATCAGATATTTTGCATATTCGAAGCCCAGAATCTTCAGGCTGGGCGGATCTTTCCACCAGACATTGCGCTTCATCGCCTCGGTCGAGACGGGATGGGCGATCAGCGTCACGTCGGGCAGGACGCGCTGCAGCTCCAGCATGGTGCGCGGCATATGGTAGCTGGACGTCACCACCAGCACCGAACGGAAGCCGTTTGAGCGCACCCATTTGCCGGTTTCCATGGCATTGCCGAGGGTGTTGAGGGCGCGGTGGTCGAGATCGATGCAGCATTGCATGAGCGCGGCCGAGCCCGGGATCAGCCGGGCGAGCTCACGCTCGCTCACCATCGGGTTGACGCCGCTGATGAGCAGGCGCCGGCCCTGGCCGGTGCCGAGCAGGGAGACCGCGTCGGACAGACGCGAGGAGCCGCCGGTCATGGCGACGATGGCCTCGGCGCGAGGCCCGTCCCTGTCCGCAACCTGCGTTGCCTGGAAAACGAAGGCGACGAAGCCGCCGGCAAGGCCGAGCGCAAGGGCCAGACAAAGGGCCAGGATGGCCGGCGCCGGGCGAAGCAATAGCCACCCCCGTTCCCGTCTTACCGCGGCGGGGGGCACATCCGGCGCGCTCGTGAGCGCTGCCCATGTACGGCTTCGCGACATTGCCTGCACTATACCAGAGATTGCGGCGACCTGACGGCCCAGGTAAGGCGTAGCGCCATGGTCATCAACGATCCGTTAACCGCGTCGGCGGCGGTTCGCGGCCTGCCCTGCCCGTTCGGCCGAGGTTGACGTTAGCGGCAGCTGCTGGTGGTGTTGCCCGCACGCAAGGGAGACGAGACCGATGAAAGCGGTGATGTGCAAGACCTTCGGGCCGCCCGAAAGCCTGGTGATCGAGGACCTGCCGGATCCGAGCGCCGGCCCGGGCGAAGTGGTGGTTGCGGTCACCGCCGTCGGCCTCAATTTCTTCGACAACCTGATCATCAAGAACATGTATCAGGTGAAGCCGCCGATGCCCTTTTCGCCCGGCTCCGAATTTGCCGGGCGGGTGCTGAGCCTCGGCGAGGGCGCGACCGGCTTCAAGGTCGGCGATCGCGTCGCCGGCAACGTGCCCTATGGCGCGGCGCGCGGCCAGATCGTCGTCAAGGCGAGCGCGCTCGCCCCGATTCCCGACGCCTTGACCGACGAGCAGGCCGCCGGCCTCGTCATCACCTATGGCACCACCATCCATGCCCTGAAGGACCGGGCCGAGCTGAAGCCCGGCGAGACG
This portion of the bacterium YEK0313 genome encodes:
- a CDS encoding Acyltransferase, which produces MLLLRSVIFNLFFYLWTFVLLIVLIPAMIWPFGNPVLFIGRVWCHGNLWALRTICNLTVDYRGLEKVPSGAVLVAAKHQSAWETFAFFVPFPRPAYIYKRELSYIPLFGWAIWRAHQIPVDRGKKGEALASITAGARAALARDQQVMIFPEGTRRAVDAPPDYKYGVTHLYSALDATCQPVAHNAGLFWPRRSFLRRPGTVIVECLDPIPPGLPPEIFAERLKTTIETATNRLVAEARAQARE